CCGTGCTGGCCTGCGCCGGTTTCGGCGATCACCTTGGTTTTGCCCATGTGATGCGCCAAAAGCGCCTGCCCCATGGTGTTATTGATTTTATGGGCGCCGGTATGGGCCAGGTCTTCGCGCTTCAGGTAAATCTTGGCGCCGCCCATTTTTTCGGTCAGGCCCCGGGCGAAAAACAAAGGCGTGGGCCTGCCCACGTAATTGGTAAAAAGGGCTTGCAGATCGTCCTGGAACTCCTGGTTCTGTTGGGCCTTGGCGTAAGCCTCGGTAAGCTCCAGGATGGCGGGCATAAGGGTTTCGGCGATGTACCTGCCGCCGAACGCGCCAAAGTGGCCTCTTTCGTCGGGCGTATTCAGAATATTCATGAGAATACCTTTCTCGGTTGATAATCGATCCCGGTTTGGGTCGCGTTTTGTATAAATCGTTTTACCTTGTCCATGTCCTTGACGCCCGGCGAGGCTTCCACGCCGGAACTCACGTCCAATGCATCGGGCATGGCGTCCAATATAGCCTGGGAAACGTTTTCCGGATCCAGGCCGCCAGCCAGGGCCAGGGGCATACGCTCGCTGATTCCCCTGGCCGTGCGCCAAGCCCAGGCTTTGGCGTTTCCTCCGGGGAGCTTTTCCCCGGCGCATTCCACCAGGCAGGCCTGTGCGGAATATTCGGTCATGGCCTTAAAATCAGGCGATCTGTTGGCGAAAAACGCCTTGATAACCCCGATTCCAGCCTTTTCCAGCCGGTCCGCCAGTTCCTGAGACTCGTGCCCGTGCAACTGGGCCATGGTAATGCCGCATCGTTCCGCCTTGTTCATGATGAACTCGTAGGTATCGTTGACGAACACCCCGACTTTGGGCGCGCTTTGCGGCAAGGCCTGGCAGATTTCCAAGGCCAGG
The Desulfatibacillum aliphaticivorans DSM 15576 DNA segment above includes these coding regions:
- a CDS encoding phosphoribosylanthranilate isomerase — its product is MNVQIKICGLTDPDRAAECFELGADAVGLVFYPPSPRYVIDDLALEICQALPQSAPKVGVFVNDTYEFIMNKAERCGITMAQLHGHESQELADRLEKAGIGVIKAFFANRSPDFKAMTEYSAQACLVECAGEKLPGGNAKAWAWRTARGISERMPLALAGGLDPENVSQAILDAMPDALDVSSGVEASPGVKDMDKVKRFIQNATQTGIDYQPRKVFS